In Camelina sativa cultivar DH55 chromosome 16, Cs, whole genome shotgun sequence, a single window of DNA contains:
- the LOC104751035 gene encoding histidinol-phosphate aminotransferase 1, chloroplastic isoform X3, protein MKFPYVYPDPQSRRLRDALAQDSGLESEYILVGCGADELIDLIMRCVLDPGEKIIDCPPTFSMYVFDAAVNGAGVIKVPRNPDFSLNVDRIAEVVELEKPKCIFLTSPNNPDGSVISEDDLLKILKMPILVVLDEAYIEFSGLESRMKWVKEYENLIVLRTFSKRAGLAGLRVGYGAFPLSIIEYLWRAKQPYNVSVAGEVAALAALSNGKYLEDVRDALVRERERLFKLLKEVPFLNPYPSHSNFILCEVTSGMDAKKLKEDLAKMGVMVRHYNSQELKGYVRVSAGKPKHTDVLMDCLKQFY, encoded by the exons ATGAAATTCCCTTATGTATATCCTGATCCACAAAGTCGTAGACTTCGTGATGCACTCGCTCAAGACTCTGGTCTTGAGTCTGAATACATACTTGTAGGCTGTGGTGCTGACGAACTAATTGATTTGATCATGAG ATGTGTGTTGGATCCTGGGGAGAAGATTATTGACTGTCCTCCAACTTTCTCAATGTATGTGTTTGATGCTGCTGTGAATGGAGCAGGTGTTATTAAAG TTCCAAGGAACCCTGATTTCAGCTTGAATGTAGACCGCATCGCTGAAGTTGTAGAACTAGAAAAGCCCAAATGTATATTCCTAACTTCTCCTAACAATCCAGATGGGAG TGTCATCAGCGAGGACGATCTGCTGAAGATTCTAAAGATGCCAAtacttgttgttcttgatgaaGCTTACATTGAATTCTCAGGACTTGAATCAAGGATGAAATGGGTGAAGGAGTATGAAAACCTAATTGTTCTCCGCACGTTTAGCAAACGAGCTG GTTTAGCCGGGCTTCGAGTTGGATATGGAGCGTTTCCATTGAGCATAATCGAGTACCTGTGGAGAGCAAAGCAACCATACAATGTATCTGTTGCAGGGGAAGTAGCTGCATTAGCAGCACTCTCAAACGGGAAGTACTTAGAAGATGTGAGAGATGCGTTGGTGcgggaaagagagagacttttcAAGCTGTTAAAAGAAGTCCCTTTCTTGAATCCTTATCCGAGCCATTCGAATTTCATTCTCTGTGAGGTTACATCTGGAATGGACGCCAAGAAGCTGAAAGAGGATTTGGCCAAAATGGGTGTGATGGTTCGTCATTACAACAGTCAAGAGCTGAAAGGTTATGTTCGAGTTTCTGCTGGCAAGCCTAAACACACTGATGTTCTCATGGATTGTCTCAAGCAATTTTATTGA
- the LOC104751034 gene encoding uncharacterized protein LOC104751034 encodes MALSSVSSEEFSFPSLASSHHSGLDSPPLWKHSPVNSSRRKDYDFGFPRLLIGKEGDYNHDQAKSFSYVEMRRRWSEDNRAEDKMDMLWEDLNEDLPPRSQSLRIVSGGDGGGEKKTSFFSDESSAVAVGCGMGMKLTKSTPKKNKKRKNLDVLVLMRVLKKLIVLRSSSHRSSVKTHPR; translated from the coding sequence ATGGCTCTGAGCAGTGTGTCTTCTGAAGAATTTAGCTTCCcatctcttgcttcttctcacCATTCCGGTCTCGATTCACCTCCTCTATGGAAACACTCGCCGGTTAACTCCTCCCGCCGGAAAGATTACGACTTTGGTTTCCCGAGACTACTCATCGGAAAAGAAGGTGATTACAACCACGATCAGGCAAAGAGCTTCTCTTACGTTGAGATGAGAAGACGTTGGAGCGAGGACAACAGAGCAGAGGATAAAATGGATATGTTATGGGAAGATCTCAATGAAGATTTGCCTCCGAGAAGCCAGAGCCTGAGGATTGTATCCGGTGGGGATGGTGGAGGAGAGAAGaaaacttctttcttttccGATGAGAGCTCCGCCGTTGCCGTGGGGTGCGGGATGGGGATGAAGTTAACGAAGAGTACAccgaagaagaacaagaagaggaagaatctGGACGTGTTGGTGTTGATGAGGGTTTTGAAGAAGCTTATTGTTTTGAGGAGTTCGTCTCATAGATCGTCGGTGAAAACTCATCCACGGTGA
- the LOC104751032 gene encoding sucrose transport protein SUC5-like yields the protein MGGEYEAVRAANRAAGLEIQLSLEDPNQPSPLRKIISVASIAAGVQFGWALQLSLLTPYVQLLGIPHKWSAYMWLCGPISGILVQPIVGYHSDRCESRFGRRRPFIAVGAVLVAISVFLIGFSADLGHRFGDKIEEKVKTRAIIIFTVGFWILDVANNTLQGPCRAFLADLAAGDAKKTRLANACFSFFMAVGNVMGYAAGSYPHIHKMFPFTLTKACDIYCANLKSCFFLSITLLLIVTFASLTYVKEKKWTKPPVDDGKTSGVFFFGEIVGALKVMERPMWMLLIVTFFNWIAWFPFILYDTDWMGREVYGGKSDGNEKSKSLYNQGVHAGALGLMFNSILLGFVSLGVEKIGRKLGGAKRLWGLVNFILAIALAMTVLVTKAAEHHRKIAGPFAGPSPGIKAGALSLFTVLGIPLAITFSVPFALASIFSNSSGAGQGLSLGVLNIAIVLPQMIISFGSGPFDALFGGGNLPAFVVGAVAAVFSGVLALTVIPSLPPDAPMQSGAMGFH from the exons ATGGGAGGAGAGTACGAAGCAGTGAGAGCCGCCAACAGAGCGGCGGGGTTAGAGATACAGTTGTCCCTGGAAGATCCCAACCAACCATCTCCGCTGCGTAAAATCATCTCCGTCGCATCCATCGCCGCCGGTGTGCAGTTCGGGTGGGCCTTACAGCTCTCTCTTCTAACTCCTTACGTGCAACTCCTCGGGATCCCTCACAAATGGTCAGCTTACATGTGGCTCTGTGGTCCAATCTCCGGCATTCTTGTACAACCAATCGTCGGTTACCACAGTGACCGATGCGAGTCAAGATTTGGTCGTCGTCGTCCGTTCATCGCCGTCGGAGCCGTACTCGTAGCCATCTCCGTGTTCCTCATCGGGTTCTCGGCGGATCTTGGACATAGATTTGGAGACAAAATCGAGGAGAAGGTAAAGACCCGAGCCATTATCATCTTCACTGTCGGGTTTTGGATCCTTGACGTGGCGAACAACACTTTACAAGGACCATGCCGTGCTTTCTTAGCCGATCTAGCCGCCGGAGACGCTAAAAAAACGCGTCTCGCCAACGcgtgtttctctttttttatggCCGTGGGTAACGTTATGGGTTACGCTGCTGGATCTTACCCTCACATCCACAAGATGTTTCCGTTCACGCTGACCAAAGCTTGCGATATCTACTGTGCGAATCTCAAGAGCTGTTTCTTCTTGTCCATCACTCTCCTCCTCATCGTCACCTTCGCGTCTCTAACGTAcgttaaagaaaagaaatggacTAAGCCACCGGTAGACGACGGGAAAACGTCaggtgtttttttctttggagaAATCGTCGGAGCTCTCAAAGTCATGGAACGTCCCATGTGGATGCTACTAATCGTTACGTTTTTTAATTGGATCGCTTGGTTCCCTTTTATTTTGTACGATACCGATTGGATGGGTCGTGAAGTGTACGGTGGTAAATCAGATGGAAACGAAAAATCCAAGTCTCTTTACAACCAAGGAGTTCACGCTGGTGCTTTGGGATTGATGTTTAACTCAATACTTCTTGGTTTTGTCTCACTTGGTGTTGAAAAGATTGGTCGGAAATTGGGAGGAGCTAAACGGCTTTGGGGATTGGTCAATTTCATCCTCGCTATTGCTTTAGCCATGACGGTTCTCGTCACAAAAGCGGCCGAGCATCACCGGAAAATCGCCGGTCCTTTCGCCGGACCTAGCCCTGGTATCAAAGCTGGAGCGTTAAGTCTCTTTACCGTTCTTGGTATCCCATTAGCT ATTACATTTAGTGTCCCGTTTGCACTAGCGTCCATATTTTCCAACAGCTCCGGTGCTGGCCAAG gACTTTCACTAGGAGTTTTGAATATAGCGATTGTGCTACCACAAATGATAATATCATTTGGAAGTGGACCTTTCGACGCCTTATTTGGTGGTGGAAACCTACCGGCATTCGTGGTTGGGGCAGTTGCGGCGGTGTTTAGTGGAGTACTAGCGTTAACTGTTATACCTTCACTACCTCCGGATGCACCTATGCAGTCAGGGGCTATGGGATTCCATTAG
- the LOC104751035 gene encoding histidinol-phosphate aminotransferase 1, chloroplastic isoform X2, with translation MGGDSFIRPHLKQLSAYQPILPFEVLSAQLGRKPEDIVKLDANENPYGPPPEVFEALGNMKFPYVYPDPQSRRLRDALAQDSGLESEYILVGCGADELIDLIMRCVLDPGEKIIDCPPTFSMYVFDAAVNGAGVIKVPRNPDFSLNVDRIAEVVELEKPKCIFLTSPNNPDGSVISEDDLLKILKMPILVVLDEAYIEFSGLESRMKWVKEYENLIVLRTFSKRAGLAGLRVGYGAFPLSIIEYLWRAKQPYNVSVAGEVAALAALSNGKYLEDVRDALVRERERLFKLLKEVPFLNPYPSHSNFILCEVTSGMDAKKLKEDLAKMGVMVRHYNSQELKGYVRVSAGKPKHTDVLMDCLKQFY, from the exons ATGGGAGGAGACTCTTTTATCCGTCCACATTTGAAGCAATTGTCTGCTTATCAACCAATTTTGCCCTTTGAG GTATTGTCTGCTCAATTAGGAAGAAAGCCTGAGGATATTGTTAAGCTAGATGCAAATGAGAACCCATATGGTCCTCCTCCAGAG GTTTTTGAAGCACTAGGCAATATGAAATTCCCTTATGTATATCCTGATCCACAAAGTCGTAGACTTCGTGATGCACTCGCTCAAGACTCTGGTCTTGAGTCTGAATACATACTTGTAGGCTGTGGTGCTGACGAACTAATTGATTTGATCATGAG ATGTGTGTTGGATCCTGGGGAGAAGATTATTGACTGTCCTCCAACTTTCTCAATGTATGTGTTTGATGCTGCTGTGAATGGAGCAGGTGTTATTAAAG TTCCAAGGAACCCTGATTTCAGCTTGAATGTAGACCGCATCGCTGAAGTTGTAGAACTAGAAAAGCCCAAATGTATATTCCTAACTTCTCCTAACAATCCAGATGGGAG TGTCATCAGCGAGGACGATCTGCTGAAGATTCTAAAGATGCCAAtacttgttgttcttgatgaaGCTTACATTGAATTCTCAGGACTTGAATCAAGGATGAAATGGGTGAAGGAGTATGAAAACCTAATTGTTCTCCGCACGTTTAGCAAACGAGCTG GTTTAGCCGGGCTTCGAGTTGGATATGGAGCGTTTCCATTGAGCATAATCGAGTACCTGTGGAGAGCAAAGCAACCATACAATGTATCTGTTGCAGGGGAAGTAGCTGCATTAGCAGCACTCTCAAACGGGAAGTACTTAGAAGATGTGAGAGATGCGTTGGTGcgggaaagagagagacttttcAAGCTGTTAAAAGAAGTCCCTTTCTTGAATCCTTATCCGAGCCATTCGAATTTCATTCTCTGTGAGGTTACATCTGGAATGGACGCCAAGAAGCTGAAAGAGGATTTGGCCAAAATGGGTGTGATGGTTCGTCATTACAACAGTCAAGAGCTGAAAGGTTATGTTCGAGTTTCTGCTGGCAAGCCTAAACACACTGATGTTCTCATGGATTGTCTCAAGCAATTTTATTGA
- the LOC104751033 gene encoding probable magnesium transporter NIPA4, producing the protein MGESGGGSWRDSYKGMSSDNIKGLVLALSSSLFIGASFIVKKKGLKKAASTGTRAGVGGYSYLYEPLWWIGMTTMLLGEIANFAAYAFAPAILVTPLGAVSIIISAVLAHIILREKLHIFGILGCALCVVGSTTIVLHAPQEREIDSVLEVWNLATEPAFMFYASLVIGAAVFLIFRFVPQYGQTNVMVYIGICSLVGSLSVMSVKALGIALKLTFSGTNQLFYPQTWIFTLVVLTCVITQLNYLNKALDTFNTAIVSPIYYVMFTSLTILASVIMFKDWDRQNGTQIVTEMCGFVTILSGTFLLHRTKDMVEGSSVILPLRISKHTDEEEGIPLRRQESLRAP; encoded by the exons ATGGGGGAATCAGGTGGTGGAAGCTGGCGAGATTCTTATAAAGGGATGTCCTCTGATAACATCAAGGGTTTGGTTTTGGCCTTGTCTTCTAGTTTATTCATTGGAGCTAGTTTCATTGTTAAGAAGAAAGGTCTTAAGAAAGCTGCCTCCACTGGCACTAGGGCAG GTGTTGGTGGGTATTCTTATCTTTACGAGCCTCTTTGGTGGATCGGCATGACAACGA TGTTACTTGGTGAAATTGCCAATTTTGCTGCTTATGCATTTGCGCCAGCTATTCTTGTTACTCCTCTAGGTGCTGTCAGTATCATTATCAG TGCTGTCTTAGCTCATATTATACTACGAGAGAAACTACACATCTTTGGAATTCTTGGCTGTGCTTTATGTGTTGTTGGTTCCACGACAATTGTCCTACATGCTCCTCAAGAACGTGAAATTGATTCTGTGCTTGAAGTTTGGAATCTTGCAACAGAACCAG CATTCATGTTCTATGCGAGTCTGGTAATTGGGGCTGCTGTATTTCTCATTTTCCGTTTTGTGCCCCAATATGGGCAAACAAACGTAATGGTTTACATCGGTATCTGTTCGCTTGTGGGATCATTATcg GTAATGAGCGTTAAAGCACTTGGAATAGCACTAAAGCTGACATTTTCAGgaacaaatcaattattttatccTCAAACATGGATATTCACCTTGGTCGTACTTACCTGTGTGATTACCCAACTGAACTACTTAAACAAG GCTCTTGATACATTCAATACAGCTATAGTATCTCCTATATACTACGTTATGTTCACATCTCTAACTATTTTGGCCAGTGTCATCATGTTTAAG GACTGGGATCGACAAAATGGTACTCAAATTGTCACAGAAATGTGTGGATTTGTTACAATACTTTCAGGCACCTTTCTTCTCCACAGAACGAAGGACATGGTCGAGG GTTCATCGGTAATACTACCGTTGCGTATAAGCAAGCAtactgatgaagaagaaggcatTCCACTTAGACGTCAAGAATCTCTCCGGGCACCTTAA
- the LOC104751030 gene encoding sucrose transport protein SUC1 (The sequence of the model RefSeq protein was modified relative to this genomic sequence to represent the inferred CDS: added 28 bases not found in genome assembly) encodes MGVFEKEKSTKDAAALETQSPEDFNQPSPLRKIISVASIAAGVQFGWALQLSLLTPYVQLLGIPHKWSSLIWLCGPISGMIVQPIVGFHSDRCTSRFGRRRPFIATGAALVAVAVFLIGYAADIGNKMGDKLDQKVKVRAIGIFALGFWILDVANNTLQGPCRAFLADLAAGDAKRTRVANAFFSFFMAVGNVLGYAAGSYTNLHKMFPFTMTKACDIYCANLKTCFFLSITLLLIVTVTSLWYVKDKQWSPPARNPDDDEKTSSVPLFGEIFGAFKVMKRPMWMLLIVTALNWIAWFPFLLFDTDWMGREVYGGDSDGNERSKKLYSLGVQSGAMGLMFNSIVLGFMSLGVEWIGRKLGGAKRLWGIVNFILAAGLAMTVLVTKLADDHRKTAGQLAGPSSGIKAGALSLFAVLGIPLAITFSTPFALASIFSSSSGAGQGLSLGVLNLAIVIPQMIVSLGGGPFDALFGGGNLPAFIVGAIAAAISGVLALTVLPSPPPDAPALKTGAMGFH; translated from the exons ATGGGAGTTTTCGAAAAGGAAAAATCTACTAAAGATGCCGCAGCTCTAGAGACACAGTCGCCGGAAGATTTCAACCAACCATCTCCTCTTCGTAAAATCATCTCCGTCGCTTCCATCGCCGCCGGTGTACAGTTCGGATGGGCATTACAGCTCTCTCTTCTCACACCTTACGTTCAACTCCTTGGAATCCCTCACAAATGGTCATCTCTCATTTGGCTCTGTGGTCCCATCTCCGGTATGATTGTTCAACCAATCGTCGGTTTCCACAGTGACCGATGCACCTCAAGATTCGGTCGCCGTCGTCCCTTCATCGCCACCGGAGCCGCACTCGTCGCCGTCGCCGTTTTCCTCATCGGTTACGCGGCGGATATTGGTAATAAAATGGGAGACAAACTCGACCAGAAGGTAAAGGTTCGAGCCATTGGGATCTTCGCTCTCGGGTTTTGGATCCTTGACGTGGCTAACAACACCTTACAAGGACCTTGCCGTGCTTTCTTAGCCGATTTAGCTGCCGGTGACGCTAAAAGAACGCGAGTCGCAAACgcgtttttctccttttttatgGCGGTTGGGAACGTTTTGGGTTACGCTGCTGGATCTTACACTAACCTTCACAAAATGTTTCCCTTCACAATGACCAAAGCTTGCGATATCTACTGCGCGAATTTAAAGACTTGTTTCTTCTTATCCATCACTCTCCTCCTCATCGTCACCGTCACGTCTCTTTGGTACGTTAAAGACAAACAATGGTCTCCGCCGGCGAGAAACCCCGACGACGACGAGAAGACCTCAAGCGTTCCTTTGTTCGGAGAGATCTTTGGAGCTTTCAAAGTCATGAAACGTCCCATGTGGATGCTTCTAATCGTCACGGCCTTGAACTGGATCGCTTGGTTCCCTTTTCTCCTGTTCGATACTGATTGGATGGGTCGTGAAGTGTACGGTGGAGATTCAGATGGAAACGAACGGTCCAAGAAACTATACAGCCTAGGAGTCCAATCTGGTGCAATGGGACTGATGTTTAACTCGATAGTTCTTGGTTTCATGTCACTTGGTGTTGAATGGATTGGTCGGAAACTAGGAGGAGCTAAACGCCTTTGGGGAATTGTCAATTTCATCCTCGCCGCCGGTTTGGCCATGACCGTTCTCGTTACGAAATTGGCCGATGATCACCGGAAAACCGCCGGTCAATTAGCCGGACCGAGCAGTGGTATTAAAGCTGGAGCTTTAAGTCTTTTTGCTGTTCTTGGTATTCCATTAGCT ATTACATTCAGTACTCCATTTGCGCTAGCATCCATATTTTCAAGCAGCTCCGGTGCCGGCCAAG GACTTTCGTTAGGAGTTTTAAATTTGGCGATTGTGATACCACAAATGATAGTATCACTAGGAGGTGGACCTTTCGACGCTCTCTTCGGTGGTGGAAACTTACCGGCGTTTATCGTTGGAGCAATTGCAGCAGCGATTAGTGGAGTATTAGCGTTAACCGTTTTACCTTCACCGCCACCGGACGCACCTGCTTT
- the LOC104751035 gene encoding histidinol-phosphate aminotransferase 1, chloroplastic isoform X1, with product MGVINVQGAPSFSIHSSESNLRKSRALRNSVNRVYCVQSSSAAVDEPKNITMGGDSFIRPHLKQLSAYQPILPFEVLSAQLGRKPEDIVKLDANENPYGPPPEVFEALGNMKFPYVYPDPQSRRLRDALAQDSGLESEYILVGCGADELIDLIMRCVLDPGEKIIDCPPTFSMYVFDAAVNGAGVIKVPRNPDFSLNVDRIAEVVELEKPKCIFLTSPNNPDGSVISEDDLLKILKMPILVVLDEAYIEFSGLESRMKWVKEYENLIVLRTFSKRAGLAGLRVGYGAFPLSIIEYLWRAKQPYNVSVAGEVAALAALSNGKYLEDVRDALVRERERLFKLLKEVPFLNPYPSHSNFILCEVTSGMDAKKLKEDLAKMGVMVRHYNSQELKGYVRVSAGKPKHTDVLMDCLKQFY from the exons ATGGGTGTGATCAATGTTCAGGGAGCTCCATCATTCTCTATTCATTCTTCAGAGTCAAATCTTCGAAAGTCACGAGCTTTGAGGAATAGCGTCAATAGGGTTTATTGTGTTCAGTCGTCAAGTGCAGCTGTAGACGAACCCAAGAACATTACCATGGGAGGAGACTCTTTTATCCGTCCACATTTGAAGCAATTGTCTGCTTATCAACCAATTTTGCCCTTTGAG GTATTGTCTGCTCAATTAGGAAGAAAGCCTGAGGATATTGTTAAGCTAGATGCAAATGAGAACCCATATGGTCCTCCTCCAGAG GTTTTTGAAGCACTAGGCAATATGAAATTCCCTTATGTATATCCTGATCCACAAAGTCGTAGACTTCGTGATGCACTCGCTCAAGACTCTGGTCTTGAGTCTGAATACATACTTGTAGGCTGTGGTGCTGACGAACTAATTGATTTGATCATGAG ATGTGTGTTGGATCCTGGGGAGAAGATTATTGACTGTCCTCCAACTTTCTCAATGTATGTGTTTGATGCTGCTGTGAATGGAGCAGGTGTTATTAAAG TTCCAAGGAACCCTGATTTCAGCTTGAATGTAGACCGCATCGCTGAAGTTGTAGAACTAGAAAAGCCCAAATGTATATTCCTAACTTCTCCTAACAATCCAGATGGGAG TGTCATCAGCGAGGACGATCTGCTGAAGATTCTAAAGATGCCAAtacttgttgttcttgatgaaGCTTACATTGAATTCTCAGGACTTGAATCAAGGATGAAATGGGTGAAGGAGTATGAAAACCTAATTGTTCTCCGCACGTTTAGCAAACGAGCTG GTTTAGCCGGGCTTCGAGTTGGATATGGAGCGTTTCCATTGAGCATAATCGAGTACCTGTGGAGAGCAAAGCAACCATACAATGTATCTGTTGCAGGGGAAGTAGCTGCATTAGCAGCACTCTCAAACGGGAAGTACTTAGAAGATGTGAGAGATGCGTTGGTGcgggaaagagagagacttttcAAGCTGTTAAAAGAAGTCCCTTTCTTGAATCCTTATCCGAGCCATTCGAATTTCATTCTCTGTGAGGTTACATCTGGAATGGACGCCAAGAAGCTGAAAGAGGATTTGGCCAAAATGGGTGTGATGGTTCGTCATTACAACAGTCAAGAGCTGAAAGGTTATGTTCGAGTTTCTGCTGGCAAGCCTAAACACACTGATGTTCTCATGGATTGTCTCAAGCAATTTTATTGA